Proteins encoded within one genomic window of Saccharopolyspora pogona:
- a CDS encoding helix-turn-helix domain-containing protein, whose translation MVRVPLNEHERRRGELLGQALRDARGERSMVEIAAASGISTETLRKIEKGRIPTPAFFTVAAVADAVGLSLDELRRDVAATQETQRRMSA comes from the coding sequence ATGGTGCGTGTGCCGCTGAACGAACACGAACGGCGACGGGGCGAACTCCTTGGCCAAGCGCTGCGGGACGCCCGCGGCGAACGCAGCATGGTCGAGATCGCGGCCGCATCCGGGATCTCCACCGAGACCCTCCGCAAGATCGAGAAGGGCCGCATCCCCACCCCGGCGTTCTTCACCGTCGCCGCGGTCGCCGACGCGGTGGGGCTGTCGCTGGACGAACTGCGCAGGGACGTCGCGGCGACGCAGGAAACGCAACGACGCATGTCGGCCTGA
- the map gene encoding type I methionyl aminopeptidase, translating to MIELKTAIEIDALREAGRIVAQALQAVRAHATAGTTLRELDEIAHTTITEAGAQPVFLGYRPNWAPTPFPGTICASVNDAIVHGIPNGRALADGDLVSIDCGVRLQGWVGDAAITFSVGPARPEDTQLTETTAQALADGIAAARPGGHTGDIARAIGVVGRGAGYGIPSPLGGHGVGRDMHEAPFVPNDGSAGRGTPLRPGLVLAIEPMFLAGGSDDIRTAEDGWTVLTSDGSRAAHVEHTIAITDDGPRVLTLP from the coding sequence GTGATCGAACTGAAGACAGCGATCGAGATCGACGCGCTGCGCGAAGCGGGGCGCATCGTCGCCCAAGCGCTGCAAGCCGTCCGCGCGCACGCCACCGCCGGCACCACGCTGCGCGAACTCGACGAGATCGCGCACACCACCATCACCGAAGCCGGCGCGCAACCGGTGTTCCTCGGCTACCGGCCCAACTGGGCACCCACCCCGTTCCCCGGCACCATCTGCGCCTCGGTCAACGACGCGATCGTGCACGGCATCCCCAACGGGCGAGCACTTGCCGACGGCGACCTGGTCAGCATCGACTGCGGAGTCCGCCTGCAGGGCTGGGTCGGCGACGCGGCGATCACCTTCAGCGTCGGCCCGGCCCGCCCCGAGGACACCCAGCTGACCGAAACCACCGCGCAGGCCCTGGCCGACGGCATCGCCGCCGCCCGGCCCGGCGGCCACACCGGCGACATCGCCCGCGCCATCGGCGTCGTCGGGCGCGGCGCCGGCTACGGCATCCCCAGCCCCCTCGGCGGCCACGGCGTCGGCCGCGACATGCACGAAGCCCCGTTCGTGCCCAACGACGGCTCCGCCGGACGCGGCACCCCGCTGCGCCCCGGACTGGTCCTGGCCATCGAGCCGATGTTCCTCGCCGGCGGCAGCGACGACATCCGCACCGCCGAGGACGGCTGGACCGTGCTCACCAGCGACGGCAGCCGCGCCGCCCACGTCGAGCACACCATCGCCATCACCGACGACGGACCCCGCGTGCTCACCCTGCCCTGA
- a CDS encoding macrolide family glycosyltransferase: MKKHFAFISMPAAGHVNPTLPLVAELLRRGHRVSYAIGREMASTVQASGAEILELPTELPKIPPQVQPGPPPVAKLMQFFIDDIRASFPLLRQRFRADPPDAVCFDVMTSTGRMLAQDLDVPAIALVPSFAANENFSLGDVLAADNAGFPTEAFAEFGSRMQQVGAEFGVRAELPFGAPPAELNLVFLPREFQLRADTFDQRFRFIGPLLGERAETPWKPRDPHAPLLFISLGTAFNNRPEFYRMCFEAFGGSHWQIAMSTGQHIDQTQLGAIPANFDVRASFPQPAVLRHATAFLSHTGMNSTMESLHAGVPLVAVPQMPEQAANAARVEELGLGRRLKPETLTATDLRAAVDTIAADEQVRANLDRMREIIRGCGGAPAGADALETHLS; this comes from the coding sequence ATGAAAAAGCACTTCGCCTTCATCAGCATGCCCGCCGCCGGCCACGTCAACCCCACGCTGCCGCTGGTCGCCGAACTGCTGCGCCGCGGCCACCGCGTCAGCTACGCCATCGGCCGCGAAATGGCGTCCACCGTGCAAGCCAGCGGTGCCGAAATCCTGGAACTACCCACCGAACTGCCGAAAATACCGCCACAGGTCCAGCCCGGCCCGCCGCCGGTGGCGAAACTGATGCAGTTCTTCATCGACGACATCCGCGCCAGCTTCCCGCTGCTTCGGCAACGATTCCGCGCCGACCCGCCGGATGCAGTGTGCTTCGACGTGATGACCAGCACCGGACGCATGCTGGCCCAAGACCTCGACGTCCCCGCGATCGCGCTGGTGCCCAGCTTCGCCGCCAACGAGAACTTCTCGCTGGGCGACGTGCTCGCCGCCGACAACGCCGGATTCCCCACCGAAGCGTTCGCCGAATTCGGCAGCCGGATGCAGCAGGTGGGCGCCGAGTTCGGCGTGCGCGCCGAACTGCCCTTCGGCGCGCCGCCCGCCGAGCTGAACCTGGTGTTCCTGCCGCGGGAATTCCAGCTCCGCGCCGACACCTTCGACCAGCGGTTCCGCTTCATCGGCCCGCTGCTGGGCGAGCGCGCCGAAACGCCCTGGAAGCCCCGCGACCCGCACGCCCCGCTGCTGTTCATCTCCCTGGGCACCGCGTTCAACAACCGCCCGGAGTTCTACCGGATGTGCTTCGAGGCATTCGGCGGGAGCCACTGGCAGATCGCGATGTCCACCGGCCAGCACATCGACCAGACCCAACTCGGCGCGATCCCCGCGAACTTCGACGTGCGCGCCTCCTTCCCGCAACCGGCGGTCCTGCGCCACGCCACCGCGTTCCTGTCCCACACCGGAATGAACTCCACCATGGAATCCCTGCACGCCGGGGTGCCGCTGGTTGCCGTGCCGCAGATGCCCGAACAGGCAGCCAACGCCGCCCGCGTCGAAGAACTGGGACTCGGCCGCCGGCTGAAGCCCGAAACCCTCACCGCCACCGACCTGCGCGCCGCAGTCGACACCATCGCCGCCGACGAGCAGGTCCGCGCCAACCTCGACCGGATGCGCGAGATCATCCGCGGATGCGGCGGAGCCCCCGCCGGAGCCGACGCCCTCGAGACCCACCTGAGCTGA
- a CDS encoding erythromycin esterase family protein produces the protein MTYRFGECSERHAQLRWMRRWNASAPHPITFSGIDVPGSAASPGPAVRACLARLPGQAGDDELRALTDLGGHAVAARRYAAMSPSERARLRAGITDLASRAAVQGDEIALHCAASARALDQLITAGNPSTRDEFMADTVQRILGQGHRVVISAHNGHVQRSLSTGRPAMGGLLAPELGSDMIEKLRYDIIQAATSDPHGP, from the coding sequence ATCACCTACCGGTTCGGCGAATGCTCGGAAAGACACGCCCAACTGCGGTGGATGCGACGCTGGAACGCCTCGGCGCCGCACCCGATCACCTTCAGCGGCATCGACGTCCCCGGATCCGCGGCCTCGCCAGGACCGGCGGTGCGGGCCTGCCTGGCCCGGCTCCCGGGTCAGGCAGGAGACGACGAGCTGCGTGCGCTCACCGACTTGGGTGGGCATGCGGTGGCGGCCCGCCGCTATGCGGCCATGTCGCCCTCCGAGCGTGCCCGGCTGAGGGCGGGCATCACGGACCTGGCCAGCCGGGCCGCAGTGCAGGGCGACGAAATCGCCCTGCACTGCGCGGCCTCGGCCCGAGCACTGGACCAGCTGATCACCGCAGGCAACCCCAGTACTCGAGACGAGTTCATGGCCGACACCGTGCAGCGGATCCTTGGCCAGGGACACCGCGTCGTGATCAGCGCGCACAACGGCCACGTGCAACGAAGCCTCAGCACCGGCCGGCCGGCGATGGGCGGACTGCTCGCACCCGAACTCGGCAGCGACATGATCGAGAAACTCCGCTACGACATCATCCAAGCCGCCACCAGCGATCCGCACGGCCCGTGA
- a CDS encoding MFS transporter — protein sequence MSAIDADSATGAGLLSRRYRSLTVGALILISLVAFEYVAVATAMPTVVRALDGLALYAVAFGGTIAAGVVSMVVSGGWSDVRGPAVPLRVGVAVFAAGLLQGLGGGLISVALYVVVGHTLPEELRARFFGLLAGAWLLPSIAGPLVAGLLVEQLSWRWVFLATAVLAVPSLVLVNPSLRGLSWPVAPERPRSRRPLWAVGAAAGALLLRYGGQQTGWVPVVLVVAGLGALVVFAPRLLPVGTFQGRVGLPSVVALRGIAGAAASAAEVFIPQMLSRERDLSPTAAGLVLATSAVGWMAGSWLQGRMSSQQRVPVVGAVLLVVGVAGVTATVVPVVPLVLCIAGLTVLSLGMGLMYPVLSALTLRWSAPQEQGVNSSALQLSESLFTTTVLAVTGALFAAWLVWSPVTAYFAGFGVASVLTLLAVAVAVRVR from the coding sequence GTGTCCGCGATCGATGCCGATTCCGCAACCGGGGCGGGTTTGCTGTCCCGCCGCTACCGGTCGCTGACCGTTGGTGCGCTGATCTTGATCTCGTTGGTGGCCTTCGAGTACGTGGCGGTGGCCACGGCGATGCCGACGGTGGTGCGGGCCCTGGACGGGTTGGCGCTGTATGCGGTGGCTTTCGGCGGGACCATAGCCGCGGGTGTGGTGAGCATGGTCGTCTCGGGTGGGTGGAGCGATGTTCGGGGGCCGGCGGTGCCGCTGCGGGTGGGGGTCGCGGTGTTCGCCGCCGGGTTGCTGCAGGGCCTGGGTGGCGGGTTGATCTCGGTGGCGCTGTACGTGGTCGTCGGTCACACGTTGCCGGAAGAGTTGCGGGCGCGGTTTTTCGGGTTGCTGGCCGGAGCGTGGCTGTTGCCGTCGATCGCGGGCCCGTTGGTGGCGGGTTTGCTGGTGGAGCAGTTGAGCTGGCGGTGGGTGTTCCTGGCGACAGCGGTGCTGGCGGTGCCTTCGTTGGTGCTGGTGAACCCAAGCCTGCGCGGGTTGTCGTGGCCCGTGGCGCCGGAGCGGCCCCGCTCGCGTCGTCCGTTGTGGGCGGTGGGTGCGGCCGCGGGGGCGTTGCTGCTGCGTTACGGCGGGCAGCAGACCGGTTGGGTTCCGGTGGTGCTGGTCGTTGCGGGGTTGGGTGCGCTGGTGGTGTTCGCGCCGAGGTTGTTGCCGGTGGGGACGTTTCAGGGCCGGGTGGGGTTGCCCAGTGTGGTGGCGTTGCGGGGGATCGCGGGCGCGGCGGCCTCGGCGGCTGAGGTGTTCATCCCGCAGATGCTGTCGCGGGAACGGGATTTGTCGCCCACCGCGGCCGGTTTGGTGCTGGCCACCAGCGCGGTGGGGTGGATGGCCGGTTCGTGGCTGCAGGGGCGGATGTCCTCGCAGCAGCGGGTTCCGGTGGTGGGTGCGGTGCTGCTGGTCGTCGGGGTGGCGGGGGTGACCGCGACGGTTGTCCCGGTGGTGCCGCTGGTGTTGTGCATCGCCGGGTTGACGGTGCTGTCACTGGGGATGGGGTTGATGTACCCGGTGTTGTCGGCGTTGACGCTGCGGTGGTCGGCGCCGCAGGAGCAGGGGGTGAACAGTTCGGCGTTGCAGCTCAGCGAGTCGCTGTTCACCACGACCGTTCTGGCGGTCACGGGTGCGTTGTTCGCGGCGTGGTTGGTGTGGTCGCCGGTCACGGCGTATTTCGCGGGTTTCGGCGTCGCTTCGGTGTTGACGCTGCTGGCCGTGGCGGTGGCCGTCCGAGTCCGGTGA
- a CDS encoding 1,2-dihydroxy-3-keto-5-methylthiopentene dioxygenase, whose translation MTLLTVWPDTDPGTVELRTEDPGQIGDVLKQFGVRFERWELKELAEDASSEDVLAAYRAEVDAVIDAEGYIKVDAAVMAPRDGDPGWEQQAKAAREKFLSEHTHDDDEDRFFARGAGVFYLHIGEKVYAVLCEAGDLLSVPANTTHWFDMGTRPDFVAIRFFHDEDGWVGDFCDTNTAERFPPFDDLMASRG comes from the coding sequence ATGACGTTGCTGACCGTGTGGCCGGACACCGATCCCGGCACGGTGGAGTTGCGCACCGAGGATCCCGGGCAGATCGGGGACGTCCTCAAGCAGTTCGGGGTGCGCTTCGAGCGTTGGGAGCTCAAGGAGCTGGCCGAGGACGCCTCGTCGGAGGACGTGCTGGCGGCCTATCGCGCCGAGGTCGACGCCGTCATCGACGCCGAGGGCTACATCAAGGTGGACGCGGCGGTGATGGCGCCGCGCGACGGTGATCCGGGATGGGAGCAGCAGGCCAAAGCGGCCCGGGAAAAGTTCCTCTCCGAGCACACCCACGACGATGACGAGGACCGGTTCTTCGCTCGTGGCGCGGGGGTTTTCTATCTGCACATCGGCGAGAAGGTCTACGCGGTGCTGTGCGAGGCGGGTGATCTGCTGAGCGTGCCGGCCAACACCACGCACTGGTTCGACATGGGCACCCGCCCGGATTTCGTCGCGATCCGCTTCTTCCACGACGAGGACGGTTGGGTGGGCGATTTCTGCGACACCAACACTGCGGAGCGCTTCCCGCCGTTCGATGATCTGATGGCCTCGCGGGGCTGA
- the mtnB gene encoding methylthioribulose 1-phosphate dehydratase yields MSIELEQAGAALAAESARMAGLGWMRGTSGNLSVTLRQDPLHLAVTASGLDKGELTAADVVVVDAAGKAVPDQPNPAQRPSAEAGLHARIAAVAGAGAVVHVHMLSAVVAGQRWPGGVVLRDLEMLKGLGRRDDDVMTVPVVPNSQDMGVLGDAFEAGFDAATPAVIVARHGVYVWGRDLVQARHRTECLDWLFQFTLATNGFQEVVA; encoded by the coding sequence GTGAGCATCGAGCTGGAGCAGGCCGGGGCGGCGCTGGCCGCGGAGTCGGCGCGGATGGCGGGGCTGGGCTGGATGCGCGGCACCTCCGGCAACCTGTCGGTGACGTTGCGGCAGGACCCGCTGCACCTGGCGGTGACGGCCAGCGGCCTGGACAAGGGCGAGCTGACCGCTGCCGACGTGGTGGTCGTGGACGCCGCGGGTAAGGCCGTGCCCGATCAGCCCAATCCCGCGCAGCGTCCTTCGGCTGAGGCGGGGTTGCACGCGAGGATCGCGGCGGTGGCCGGGGCGGGCGCGGTGGTGCACGTGCACATGCTCTCGGCGGTGGTGGCCGGACAGCGCTGGCCCGGCGGTGTGGTGTTGCGGGATCTGGAGATGCTCAAGGGGCTCGGGCGCCGCGACGACGACGTGATGACGGTCCCGGTGGTGCCCAACAGCCAGGACATGGGTGTGTTGGGCGATGCGTTCGAGGCGGGTTTCGATGCCGCGACGCCGGCGGTGATCGTGGCGCGCCACGGCGTGTACGTGTGGGGGCGGGACCTGGTGCAGGCCAGGCACCGCACGGAATGCTTGGACTGGCTGTTCCAGTTCACCTTGGCCACGAACGGATTCCAGGAGGTAGTGGCATGA
- the mtnC gene encoding acireductone synthase: MSVQVAARWGVLDIEGTLTATSQVHVVLYDYARPRLGSWIDAHSDDSVVAEAVAQVKADAGLGEQAGTAEVVAVLHGWMDADRKATPLKTLQGLIWSDGYARGELTTDYFADVVPALRSWRDRGLGLAVFSSGSVAGQIASFSNTTSGDLRGLFAHHFDTVNAGPKRERDSYEKIADGLGATAAEIVFFSDVPAELDAAAAAGWRTVGVARAGEPFADADYGTHSVVSTFDVVELEVIA; the protein is encoded by the coding sequence GTGAGCGTGCAGGTCGCGGCCCGGTGGGGCGTGCTGGACATCGAGGGGACGTTGACCGCCACCAGCCAGGTGCACGTGGTGCTCTACGACTACGCGCGCCCGCGGTTGGGGTCGTGGATCGACGCGCACTCCGACGATTCTGTGGTGGCCGAGGCTGTCGCGCAGGTCAAGGCCGACGCCGGGCTGGGCGAGCAGGCCGGGACCGCTGAGGTGGTGGCGGTGCTGCACGGCTGGATGGACGCCGATCGCAAGGCCACCCCGTTGAAGACGTTGCAGGGCCTGATCTGGTCCGACGGCTACGCCCGCGGGGAGCTGACCACCGACTACTTCGCCGACGTGGTGCCGGCGCTGCGGTCCTGGCGCGACCGGGGCCTGGGGCTGGCGGTGTTCTCCTCCGGCTCGGTGGCCGGGCAGATCGCGTCGTTCTCCAACACGACTTCCGGCGATCTGCGGGGGCTCTTCGCGCATCACTTCGACACGGTCAACGCCGGGCCGAAACGGGAACGTGACTCCTACGAGAAGATCGCCGACGGGCTGGGCGCCACGGCGGCCGAGATCGTGTTCTTCTCCGATGTGCCCGCGGAGCTGGACGCCGCCGCGGCGGCGGGCTGGCGGACGGTGGGCGTGGCCCGGGCCGGGGAACCGTTCGCGGACGCCGATTACGGGACGCACTCGGTGGTGTCCACTTTCGACGTTGTTGAGCTTGAGGTGATCGCGTGA
- a CDS encoding s-methyl-5-thioribose-1-phosphate isomerase yields the protein MPPPAAHPGLPTLADSVRLAEDGVHILDRRVFPFEHRWVHARTVEEIAAAIEDMVTQSSGPYFAVLWGMVLAAREAAGQGPDTARKRLRVAGDRLIATRPTNDQPRKAVEWVMASVDAGGDDVVAAALAGAQAGDADYRRRSREMGRAGAALLPERGRILTHCWGDLYLVGLVEAALEAGKQPLFVCTETRPYLQGARLTAETLAEMGVDTTLVTDGMPASLMRAGEIDALVTASDRVTMDGHVINKVGTLQLAVAAHTFGVPFHALCHAPDPRSATGADVPIEFRDGDEVLHTLGRRSASEQVRGLYPAFDITDPRFVTTVVTDRGAFGPERVHEYWDEERGTAR from the coding sequence ATGCCGCCACCTGCCGCACACCCCGGGTTGCCGACGCTGGCCGACAGCGTGCGGCTGGCCGAGGACGGGGTTCACATCCTGGATCGCCGGGTGTTCCCGTTCGAGCACCGGTGGGTGCACGCTCGCACGGTCGAGGAGATCGCCGCGGCGATCGAGGACATGGTGACCCAGTCCTCCGGGCCGTACTTCGCGGTGCTGTGGGGCATGGTGCTGGCCGCGCGGGAGGCCGCCGGTCAGGGGCCCGACACCGCGCGCAAGCGGCTGCGGGTCGCCGGTGACCGGTTGATCGCCACCAGGCCGACCAACGACCAGCCGCGCAAGGCCGTGGAGTGGGTCATGGCGTCGGTGGACGCCGGCGGCGATGACGTGGTCGCCGCGGCGCTCGCCGGCGCGCAGGCCGGTGACGCCGATTACCGGCGGCGCAGCCGCGAGATGGGGCGTGCCGGTGCGGCGCTGCTGCCGGAGCGGGGGCGGATCCTGACGCACTGCTGGGGCGATCTGTACCTGGTCGGGCTCGTCGAGGCGGCGCTGGAGGCGGGCAAGCAGCCGTTGTTCGTGTGCACCGAGACCCGCCCGTACCTGCAGGGCGCGCGGTTGACCGCGGAGACGCTTGCGGAGATGGGCGTGGACACCACGCTTGTCACCGACGGCATGCCGGCGTCGCTGATGCGCGCGGGCGAGATCGACGCGTTGGTGACCGCCAGCGACCGGGTCACCATGGACGGTCACGTGATCAACAAGGTGGGGACGCTGCAGCTGGCGGTGGCCGCGCACACGTTCGGGGTGCCGTTCCACGCGTTGTGCCACGCGCCGGATCCCCGCTCGGCCACCGGCGCGGACGTGCCGATCGAGTTCCGCGACGGCGATGAGGTGCTGCACACCCTGGGGCGGCGCAGCGCCAGCGAGCAGGTGCGGGGCCTGTACCCGGCTTTCGACATCACCGATCCGCGGTTTGTGACGACCGTGGTGACCGACCGGGGCGCGTTCGGGCCGGAGCGGGTGCACGAGTACTGGGACGAGGAACGGGGGACGGCGCGGTGA
- a CDS encoding recombinase family protein, translated as MDRRRRPCVLLTAVCRTSQKTQRQHDALAPICLKVFEEKISGKLAVDDRPRLTAALDYLRVGDMLCVQEVDRLGRNLLEGLIVLNDLFQRGVIAHKGERRPSAGHPL; from the coding sequence GTGGATCGGCGCAGGCGGCCGTGCGTTCTTCTAACGGCCGTCTGCCGAACATCGCAGAAGACCCAGCGGCAGCACGACGCGCTGGCCCCGATCTGCCTGAAGGTCTTCGAGGAGAAGATCAGCGGCAAGTTGGCCGTGGACGACCGGCCCCGCCTGACCGCCGCCCTGGACTACCTGCGCGTCGGCGACATGCTGTGCGTCCAGGAGGTTGACCGCCTCGGCCGGAACCTGCTGGAAGGGCTGATCGTTCTCAACGACCTGTTCCAGCGCGGCGTCATCGCGCACAAAGGCGAACGGCGTCCCTCAGCCGGCCACCCGCTGTGA
- the rox gene encoding rifampin monooxygenase has protein sequence MFDVIIAGCGPTGAMLAAELRLHDVRVLVLEKETGPVSFVRIVGLHIRSIELMAMRGLLDRILEHGRQRPAGGFFAAITKPAPEGLDSAHAYLLGIPQPVIVHLLEEHAIELGAQVRRGCAVADFEQDDEGVTVELADGEQLRSRYLVGCDGGRSTVRKLLGVGFPGEPSRTETLMGEMEVGVPQEEIAAKVTEIHETNKIFSLRPAGVGVYRVVVPVAGVGDRAEPPTLEDFRQQLRAIAGTDFGAHSPRWLSRFGDATRLAERYRVGRVLLAGDAAHIHPPTGGQGLNLGVQDAFNLGWKLAAQIRGWAPETLLDTYQAERHPVAEDVLDNTRAQMELHSTEPGPQAVRRLLTELMDFDEVNRYLIEKITAIGIRYDFGEGPDLLGRRLRDIDVKQGHLYGLLHRGRGLLLDRTERLTVGGWSDRVDYLADPTAVLDVPCVLLRPDGHVAWIGDDQQDLDDHLSRWFGKPAN, from the coding sequence ATGTTCGACGTGATCATTGCCGGGTGCGGGCCGACTGGCGCGATGCTGGCCGCCGAACTGCGGCTGCACGATGTGCGGGTACTCGTTCTGGAGAAGGAAACCGGGCCCGTGTCGTTCGTCCGCATAGTCGGTCTGCATATTCGCAGTATCGAGCTGATGGCAATGCGCGGACTGCTGGATCGCATTCTCGAACACGGAAGACAGCGTCCGGCCGGCGGATTCTTCGCCGCCATCACCAAACCCGCGCCCGAGGGCCTGGATTCCGCGCACGCCTATCTGCTGGGCATCCCGCAGCCGGTCATCGTTCACCTGCTCGAAGAACATGCGATCGAACTGGGTGCGCAGGTCCGGCGCGGTTGTGCGGTGGCCGATTTCGAGCAGGACGACGAGGGTGTGACCGTCGAGCTGGCCGACGGCGAACAGCTGCGTTCGCGCTATCTCGTCGGCTGTGACGGCGGGCGCAGTACGGTGCGCAAACTGCTCGGCGTCGGCTTCCCCGGCGAGCCCTCGCGGACCGAGACGCTGATGGGCGAGATGGAAGTGGGTGTGCCGCAGGAGGAGATCGCCGCCAAGGTGACCGAAATCCACGAGACCAACAAGATTTTCAGTCTCAGGCCCGCAGGCGTTGGGGTCTATCGCGTCGTAGTCCCCGTCGCGGGAGTCGGCGATCGCGCGGAACCGCCCACCCTCGAGGATTTCAGACAACAGCTGCGCGCCATCGCCGGAACCGATTTCGGCGCGCACTCCCCGCGCTGGTTGTCCCGCTTCGGGGATGCCACCCGGCTAGCCGAACGTTATCGGGTCGGGCGGGTGCTGCTGGCCGGCGATGCGGCACACATCCATCCACCCACCGGCGGACAGGGCCTCAATCTGGGCGTTCAGGACGCATTCAACCTCGGCTGGAAGCTGGCCGCACAGATCCGCGGCTGGGCGCCGGAAACACTGCTGGACACCTACCAGGCCGAACGTCATCCGGTCGCCGAGGACGTGCTGGACAACACCCGCGCCCAGATGGAACTGCACTCCACCGAACCGGGCCCGCAGGCCGTGCGCAGGCTGCTCACCGAACTGATGGACTTCGACGAGGTGAACCGCTATCTGATCGAGAAGATCACCGCGATCGGCATCCGCTACGACTTCGGCGAAGGCCCCGACCTGCTCGGCCGCCGCCTGCGCGACATCGACGTGAAACAGGGCCACCTCTACGGTCTGCTGCATCGCGGCCGCGGACTGCTGCTGGACCGCACCGAACGCCTGACCGTCGGCGGCTGGTCAGACCGGGTCGATTACCTCGCGGATCCCACTGCGGTGCTGGATGTTCCGTGCGTCCTGCTACGCCCCGACGGCCACGTCGCCTGGATCGGCGACGATCAGCAGGACCTGGACGACCACCTCTCCCGCTGGTTCGGCAAGCCCGCCAACTGA
- a CDS encoding tyrosine-type recombinase/integrase: MSVRVQHRQESGSHQVELLDDDGEPIEVVSGFLRFLAARNLSPNTLVSYAYDLRHLWRFFAERGLSWDRFGPPDAIPLLEYLRCVPSRRPRQRMTLTVATLDAGGPATKLAGTTVNRVLAAVSSFYEYLILAGRLDQANPIEKRPDPALARVSERHRPFMGRASRQRPVRRAVRVKTVQQVPRPLGEHQVEALLAQLRSVRDKAIVLLMLQGGLRPGEVLGLRLEDVAYGRRRVVVRHRDDHPKGARSKSRYERVVDLHEPEALAAVSAYVMGERPDDAETSVVFLVGGQGKRRLEVLSYDGLVRMFSRACTRAGIREPWVTPHALRHTHATRMWEGGMRELTLQKRLGHASPESTRIYTRVSDPAVVADYNQALGNQRNDTGETR, translated from the coding sequence GTGTCCGTGCGGGTGCAGCACCGTCAGGAAAGCGGCTCCCACCAGGTCGAGTTGCTCGATGATGACGGCGAGCCCATCGAAGTCGTCTCGGGGTTCCTGCGCTTCCTGGCGGCGCGGAACCTCTCGCCGAACACGCTGGTCTCCTACGCGTACGACCTGCGGCACCTGTGGCGGTTCTTCGCCGAGCGGGGCTTGAGCTGGGACAGGTTCGGCCCGCCGGACGCTATCCCGCTGCTGGAGTACCTGCGTTGCGTTCCGTCCCGCCGCCCCCGGCAGCGTATGACGCTCACGGTGGCCACCCTCGACGCGGGCGGCCCGGCGACGAAGCTGGCCGGGACCACGGTGAACCGCGTTCTGGCGGCCGTGTCGTCGTTCTACGAGTACTTGATCCTGGCCGGGCGGTTGGACCAGGCGAACCCGATCGAGAAGCGCCCCGACCCGGCGCTGGCCCGCGTGTCGGAGCGGCACAGGCCGTTCATGGGTCGTGCCAGCCGCCAGCGGCCCGTTCGCCGGGCGGTGCGAGTCAAGACCGTGCAGCAGGTACCGCGTCCCCTGGGCGAGCACCAGGTCGAGGCGCTGTTGGCGCAGCTGCGGTCTGTTCGCGACAAGGCGATAGTGCTGCTGATGCTCCAAGGCGGCCTGCGGCCCGGCGAGGTGCTCGGGCTGCGCCTGGAGGACGTGGCCTACGGCCGTCGGCGCGTGGTTGTCCGCCACCGCGACGACCATCCGAAAGGCGCGCGGTCGAAGTCCCGCTATGAGCGGGTCGTCGACCTGCACGAGCCCGAGGCTTTGGCCGCGGTGAGTGCCTATGTGATGGGCGAGCGCCCTGACGACGCCGAGACGTCCGTGGTGTTTCTCGTTGGCGGCCAAGGGAAACGGCGGCTCGAGGTACTCAGCTACGACGGCCTGGTCCGGATGTTCAGCCGCGCCTGCACTCGGGCTGGAATCCGCGAGCCTTGGGTGACTCCGCACGCCTTGAGGCACACGCACGCCACGCGCATGTGGGAAGGCGGGATGCGGGAGCTGACCTTGCAGAAGCGATTGGGTCACGCCTCGCCGGAGTCGACCCGGATCTACACCCGAGTCTCGGATCCGGCGGTCGTGGCCGACTACAACCAAGCCTTGGGCAACCAGCGCAACGACACGGGAGAGACTCGGTGA